Proteins encoded within one genomic window of Vespula vulgaris chromosome 16, iyVesVulg1.1, whole genome shotgun sequence:
- the LOC127069824 gene encoding inositol hexakisphosphate and diphosphoinositol-pentakisphosphate kinase isoform X5, translating into MSYTELEHGYQGLRSASRPIFYVGDINSVQSNLIGPVASSIYRSSKRAELSEGCGNDDACMGGTELEGEGKQVLVGICAMAKKSQSKPMKEILTRLEEFEYIKIVVFPEEVILKESVEDWPIVDCLISFHSKGFPLDKAINYADLRNPFIINNLPMQYDIQDRRRVYAILESEGIEIPRYAVLDRDSADPKHHELVESEDHVEVNGVIFNKPFVEKPVSAEDHNIYIYYPTSAGGGSQRLFRKIGSRSSVYSPESRVRKTGSYIYEDFMPTDGTDVKVYTVGPDYAHAEARKSPALDGKVERDSEGKEIRYPVILSNAEKLISRKVCLAFKQTVCGFDLLRANGQSFVCDVNGFSFVKNSNKYYDDCAKILGNMILRELAPTLHIPWSVPFQLDDPPIVPTTFGKMMELRCVVAVIRHGDRTPKQKMKVEVRHPKFFEIFAKYDGYKHGHVKLKRPKQLQEILDTARSLLAEIQHRAAGPELEEKQGKLEQLKSVLEMYGHFSGINRKVQMKYQPRGRPRGSSSDDGNNHNRLGEPSLVLILKWGGELTPAGRIQAEELGRIFRCMYPGGQGRHLSEEDTEMLPNHGEYAGAQGLGLLRLHSTFRHDLKIYASDEGRVQMTAAAFAKGLLALEGELTPILVQMVKSANTNGLLDNDCDSSKYQNMVKTRLHELLQQDREFTREDREQINPGNALSINAAMDFVKNPVRCCQHVHALIQKLMDIVRIKKDDPKTKDAILYHGETWELMGRRWGKIEKDFCTKNKRFDISKIPDIYDCIKYDLQHNNHTLQFDHAEELYIYAKYLADIVIPQEYGLTVQEKLTIGQGICTPLLKKIRADLQRNIEESGEETVNRLNPRYSHGVSSPGRHVRTRLYFTSESHVHSLLTVLRYGGLLDVVKDEQWRRAMEYVSMVSELNYMSQIVVMLYEDPTKDPSSEERFHVELHFSPGVNCCVQKNLPPGPGFRPHSRNESSHNMGESGGSGQDSVSQCSTRIEEEDTELSILEDEIINPPVQAETSPTVGHDVVDSTLDSPTTSRGIDMMDLDPNMMDEPYDSGFLQSSAPIPIRHVMRINARTVAGHEAARLGSQLAASQRQRREREASVMVEPRARSYDHQHQEKAEKAADKLQYQSLDAVNKEEHSNYYKNTLNVPVYLGQPIALPHSVSSPELPIPLVQTSTPFSPPLITVHDIPLASPINYNSKKNTSAPSPPKDLLASDLDSYHLSSVNQEQLKNKKTYGGFHTEIILPNIKVDGESNDFDPMSESLSMVNSSSLSLSSHNNLCPIGTTISTVNVANPVENTNNSKRSRSLSPCPTRCLCYNCNVSELILQSRDLPPLERSNFRTYFVRSLSHKFFNCSCYTLANIWQNLSPNLSQCSSCCDIVSSTDSLAQNRGQFLNPSCSLVHLASHSNHKIYKKHYLIPISPEKQISGSQSPIESPSKCNCIFSQRHYLRRDSHGTDLSMLNEAKSASTEEPISHVLRRSNSCPNIITRFNLELVVSHSDPHSYLGNDSSSISSCPQNRRRYSCSDTKKQNVSQHLTDNGILHGHVHSNNSHYHESSHCKSNNHQPKCPRAPFSQLQPQRSFSSPDTRPSIIQPDPTCTARRHRHSISGQMSYFKLLGYNVSKKLTGSTNSLFSTAVISGSSSAPNLKDMIPPHAMIPPHVAAIEGFGGVPPIRPLETLHNALSLRQLDSFLEMMTSAPLFRTPASSPPKYPSPGGSVNPNLNVGGISREYQSSDLEAVRYCKKLNKVPLYITPTPIQYKSCGDGDTCDIRNQPSPTSPNSTGWSSEPQSFLSSEPSSPAPTSTGECSMSISLISNDGAPSYSGAPKFPTTPGLDLDFNDFCMNIDQENHEGRGSVSYTDYYSNEDGQIRKGPSYTSTTQKTVVSSDDLPIDTVDDDEEHTLTLRQTEAQKKQDVKLLFEQVENPNATKSTVGYKKIGRFRVESMEISDDDVRIKEPSSVCSSSDKNKLLTLQKMETTNVERGPTHRSKETRHKRKNFSRSQSVSTPKTFVAKSDTNFSFKSVKSKESFSAMTDKDLEKWKLSKTKSDPSTSCTETQKEPILTMASSLTDSPSVTIGFDIQDEKNE; encoded by the exons GCCGAACTGTCAGAAGGGTGTGGTAATGATGATGCGTGTATGGGGGGTACTGAACTTGAAGGAGAAGGGAAACAAGTTCTGGTTGGAATATGTGCAATGGCTAAAAAATCGCAGAGTAAAccgatgaaagaaattttaacacGACTTGAagaatttgaatatattaagATTGTTGTATTCCCAGAAGAAgttattttaaaa GAATCAGTAGAAGATTGGCCTATAGTTGATTGTTTAATAAGTTTTCATAGCAAAGGATTTCCTCTTGATAAAGCTATTAATTATGCTGATCTTCGAAATcctttcataattaataatcttccAATGCAATATGACATTcaa gaTCGTAGAAGAGTCTATGCTATACTAGAAAGTGAGGGTATAGAAATTCCACGGTATGCTGTATTAGATAGGGATTCTGCTGATCCAAAAC ATCACGAGTTAGTTGAATCCGAGGATCATGTTGAAGTCAATGGGGTTATTTTTAACAAACCATTCGTGGAGAAGCCTGTATCTGCTGAAGAtcataacatttatatttattacccAACATCTGCTGGTGGAGGTAGTCAAAGATTATTTagaaaa aTAGGAAGCCGTAGTAGTGTATACTCTCCAGAATCTCGAGTTCGGAAAACAGGCTCTTATATTTATGAAGATTTTATGCCCACTGATGGTACAGATGTAAAAGTATATACTGTAGGTCCTGATTATGCACATGCAGAAGCTAGAAAAAGTCCAGCATTAGATGGTAAAGTTGAAAGAGATTCAGAAGGCAAAGAAATTCGTTATCCTGTTATATTGAGTAAtgctgaaaaattaataagtagAAAAGTTTGTTTGGCCTTTAAACAAACAGTTTGTGGTTTCGATTTATTAAG AGCAAATGGACAGTCATTTGTTTGTGATGTTAATGGATTTAGCTTCGTAAAAAATtccaataaatattatgatgATTGTgcgaagatattgggaaatatgATATTAAGAGAATTAGCACCAACTTTACATATTCCATGGAGTGTACCATTTCAGTTAGATGATCCACCTATAGTACCAACTACGTTTGGCAAAat GATGGAACTACGTTGCGTTGTGGCGGTCATAAGGCATGGTGATAGAACACCAAAGCAGAAGATGAAAGTAGAAGTTCGTCATCCTAA GTTTTTCGAGATATTTGCAAAATATGATGGTTACAAACATGGTCATGTAAAATTGAAGCGACCGAAACAATTACAAGAAATATTAGATACCGCACGTAGTTTGTTAGCAGAAATACAGCATCGTGCAGCAGGTCCTGaattagaagaaaagcaaGGGAAATTAGAACAGTTAAAAAGTGTACTAGAAAT GTATGGTCATTTTTCTGGTATAAATCGTAAAGTACAAATGAAGTATCAACCACGTGGGAGACCGAGGGGAAGTTCTTCCGACGATGGTAACAATCATA atcGACTGGGAGAACCATCTCTTGTTCTAATACTTAAATGGGGCGGCGAATTAACACCAGCTGGACGTATTCAAGCCGAAGAATTAGGAAGAATATTTCGTTGCATGTATCCTGGTGGTCAAGGTAGACACCTTAGTG aGGAAGACACAGAGATGTTACCAAATCACG GTGAATATGCTGGAGCTCAAGGACTAGGTTTACTTCGTCTTCATTCTACATTTCGTCATGATTTAAAGATATATGCAAGTGATGAAGGAAGAGTTCAAATGACTGCAGCTGCTTTTGCAAAGGGATTACTTGCATTAGAGGGTGAACTTACGCCAATTTTGGTGCAAATGGTTAAAAGTGCGAACACAAATGGACTTCTTGATAACGATTGTGATAGCAgcaaatatcaaaatat GGTTAAAACTCGTTTACACGAATTATTACAACAAGACAGAGAATTTACTCGTGAAGATCGAGAACAAATTAATCCAGGAAACGCATTAAGTATCAATGCAGCCAtggattttgttaaaaatccTGTTAGATGTTGTCAACATGTTCATGCACTGATTCAAAAACTTATGGATATCGTACGCATAAAAAAGGATGATCCAAAGACAAAAG acgCAATACTTTATCACGGAGAAACGTGGGAATTAATGGGACGTCGCTggggaaaaatagaaaaagatttttgtacgaagaacaaaagatttgatatatcaaaaattcCAGATATTTACGATTGCATTAAATATGACTTGCAGCATAATAATCATACCTTACAATTTGATCATGcagaagaattatatatttatgcgaAATATCTTGCAGATATTGTTATACCTCAg gaaTATGGATTAACTGTACAAGAAAAGCTTACAATAGGTCAAGGTATTTGTACGcctcttttaaaaaaaataagagcaGATTTACAGAGAAATATTGAAGAGTCTGGAGAAGAAACAGTTAATAGATTAAATCCAAG ATATTCCCATGGTGTTTCAAGTCCTGGTCGACACGTACGTACGAGACTATATTTTACAAGTGAAAGTCACGTACACTCTTTGCTTACCGTCTTGCGTTATGGTGGCTTGCTTGAT GTAGTAAAAGATGAACAATGGAGAAGAGCCATGGAGTATGTCAGTATGGTTTCTGAATTAAATTACATGTCACAAATTGTAGTTATGTTATATGAAGATCCAACTAAAGACCCTAGTTCAGAAGAACGATTTCACGTTGAACTACATTTTAGTCCTGGTGTTAATTGTTGCGTTCAAAAAAATTTACCACCTGGACCAGGATTTAGACCACATTCTCGTAACGAAAGTAGTCACAACATG GGAGAAAGTGGTGGTTCTGGACAAGATAGCGTGTCACAATGCAGTACACGtatagaagaggaagatacTGAATTAAGCATTCTAGAGGATGAGATAATAAATCCACCAGTACAAGCT gaAACTTCTCCTACTGTGGGACATGATGTCGTAGATTCAACGTTAGATAGTCCTACAACTAGTAGAGGTATCGATATGATGGATTTGGATCCTAATATGATGGACGAACCATATGATAGTGGATTTTTACAAAGTTCCGCACCTATTCCGATTAGGCATGTAATGCGTATCAA TGCAAGAACAGTCGCTGGTCACGAAGCCGCAAGACTTGGTAGTCAATTAGCAGCTAGTCAAAGACAGAGACGTGAAAGAGAAGCAAGTGTTATGGTGGAACCACGTGCTCGTAGCTATGATCATCAACATCAAGAAAAGGCTGAAAAGG CTGCGGACAAGCTGCAGTATCAGAGCTTGGACGCGGTCAACAAAGAAG aacattCAAATTACTATAAAAACACTTTGAATGTGCCTGTGTACCTGGGACAGCCTATAGCTTTACCACACTCAGTTAGCTCACCAGAATTACCTATTCCTTTGGTTCAAACTTCCACCCCATTTTCACCTCCTTTGATAACCGTACATGATATTCCTTTAGCTTCACCTATCaattataattcaaaaaaaaatacaagtgcACCATCTCCACCGAAAGATCTATTAGCGTCAGACCTCGATAGTTATCATCTCTCTTCTGTGAATCAGGAACAattgaaaaacaagaaaacataTGGAGGTTTCCATACAGAGATAATTCTACCTAATATTAAAGTGGATGGTGAGTCAAATGATTTTGATCCTATGTCAGAATCTCTGTCAATGgttaattcttcttctttatcactTTCTTCTCACAATAATTTATGTCCCATAGGAACAACAATTTCGACTGTCAATGTTGCAAATCCGGTTGAAAATACTAACAATTCTAAACGATCACGATCTTTATCACCTTGTCCTACGAGATGTCTTTGTTATAATTGTAACGTTTCTGAGTTGATTTTACAGAGCAGAGATCTTCCTCCTTTAGAACGTTCTAACTTTAGGACCTATTTTGTACGATCTCTTTCGCATAAATTCTTTAATTGTTCCTGTTATACGTTGGCTAATATATGGCAAAACTTATCGCCAAATCTTTCTCAATGTTCTTCTTGTTGCGACATAGTTTCTTCGACCGATAGCCTTGCACAAAATCGTGGTCAATTCCTAAATCCTTCGTGTTCTTTAGTCCATCTTGCATCTCATtctaatcataaaatatataaaaagcatTATTTAATTCCCATTTCACCAGAGAAACAAATATCTGGTTCGCAGTCTCCCATTGAATCACCATCCAAGTGTAATTGCATTTTTTCACAAAGACACTATCTAAGAAGAGATAGTCACGGCACGGATTTATCAATGTTGAATGAAGCGAAAAGTGCATCGACAGAGGAACCTATTTCTCATGTATTGAGAAGATCAAACTCATGtccaaatataataacaagatTTAATTTAGAACTTGTAGTATCTCATTCTGATCCTCATAGTTACCTTGGCAATGATAGTTCTTCCATATCCTCTTGTCCTCAGAATCGCAGGCGATATTCTTGTTCTgatacaaaaaaacaaaatgtctCACAGCACTTGACAGACAATGGTATTCTGCATGGTCATGTTCACAGTAACAATAGTCACTACCATGAATCCTCTCATTGCAAATCAAATAACCATCAGCCTAAGTGTCCACGTGCACCATTTTCCCAACTCCAGCCTCAACGATCCTTCTCATCCCCAGACACACGACCTTCGATCATTCAACCTGACCCTACCTGCACAGCAAGGCGCCACCGTCACAGTATCTCCGGACAGATGAGTTATTTCAAGCTGCTGGGATATAACGTTAGCAAGAAGTTGACCGGCTCAACAAACAGTCTCTTCAGTACTGCAGTAATCAGTGGATCTTCCAGTGCTCCGAATCTTAAAGATATGATTCCACCGCATGCTATGATTCCACCACATGTTGCtg CGATAGAAGGTTTTGGCGGCGTTCCTCCGATAAGACCATTGGAAACCCTTCATAATGCATTGTCTTTGCGTCAACTGGATTCATTTCTTGAAATGATGACAAGTGCACCTTTGTTTCGAACTCCTGCTTCTTCACCTCCAAAATATCCATCACCTGGGGGCTCAGTCAATCCAAATCTTAACGTAGGAGGCATTAGTCGCGAGTACCAATCTTCCGACTTGGAAGCCGTCAGGTACtgtaagaaattaaataaagtacCCTT GTATATAACACCAACTCCAATTCAATACAAATCTTGTGGCGATGGAGACACGTGTGACATCAGAAATCAGCCATCACCCACAAGTCCAAATA GTACAGGATGGAGTAGCGAACCACAATCATTTCTATCTTCCGAACCATCATCCCCTGCACCAACATCGACAGGAGAATGCAGTATGTCTATCAGTTTAATTAGTAATGATGG AGCACCATCATACAGTGGAGCCCCAAAGTTTCCCACAACTCCAGGTCTTGATCTtgatttcaatgatttttgtATGAATATAGATCAAGAGAATCACGAAGGTCGGGGTAGTGTTTCATATACAGATTATTATAGCAACGAAGACGGTCAAATCCGTAAAGGTCCATCTTATACAAGTACTACGCAAAAGACAGTAGTTTCATCGGACGATCTTCCTATCGATACAGTTGATGACGACGAAGAACATACATTAACGTTGCGTCAAACCGAAGCACAGAAAAAGCaagatgttaaattattattcgaacaaGTAGAAAATCCTAATGCGACAAAATCAACTGTtggttataaaaaaataggaag ATTTCGCGTTGAGAGTATGGAAATATCAGATGACGACGTTAGAATCAAAGAGCCTAGCAGTGTATGTTCATCTTCGGATAAGAATAAATTACTTACCTTGCAAAAAATGGAAACTACTAACGTAGAAAGAGGTCCAACTCACAGAAGTAAAGAGACCAGGcataaaaggaagaattttTCACGATCGCAAAGCGTGTCAACGCCAAAAACGTTTGTTGCTAAATCTGATACAAATTTTAGTTTTAAATCCGTCAAGTCTAAAGAAAGCTTCTCAGCAATGACAGATAAAGATTTGGAGAAATGGAAATTAAGCAAAACCAAGTCAGATCCTTCTACCTCATGTACAGAAACTCAGAAAGAACCGATATTAACTATGGCTAGCAGTTTAACAGATAGCCCTAGTGTAACTATTGGATTTGACATACAAGATGAAAAAAACGAATAG